In Nocardioides sp. zg-1228, a single window of DNA contains:
- a CDS encoding MoxR family ATPase, with protein MVHGIDSAADVAARLGATGYLCDDELATVVFLAARMQRPLLLEGEPGTGKTALAEALAESLDLPLVRLQCYEGIDASQALYDWDFPRQILHLRALEAGGEVDPDEAEKSLYDERFLLARPVLAALRRAPAVLLVDEVDRADDEFEAFLLEVLSTWQVTIPEFGTVTAPEPPLVVLTSNRTRELHDALKRRCLYHWIDHPGLAREVEIVRSRAPEVGEELARQVVGVVQELRGRDDLLKPPGVAETLDWARALTHLGATDVDLASAATTLGALLKYREDADRVRAALDRMLSR; from the coding sequence GGGATCGACTCCGCCGCCGACGTCGCCGCCCGGCTGGGCGCGACCGGCTACCTCTGCGACGACGAGCTGGCGACCGTCGTGTTCCTCGCCGCGCGGATGCAGCGCCCGCTGCTGCTCGAGGGCGAGCCGGGCACCGGCAAGACCGCCCTGGCCGAGGCGCTCGCCGAGAGCCTCGACCTGCCCCTCGTCCGGCTGCAGTGCTACGAGGGCATCGACGCCAGCCAGGCGCTCTACGACTGGGACTTCCCCCGCCAGATCCTGCACCTGCGGGCGCTGGAGGCCGGCGGCGAGGTCGATCCCGACGAGGCCGAGAAGAGCCTGTACGACGAGCGCTTCCTGCTCGCGCGCCCCGTCCTCGCCGCACTGCGCCGGGCCCCGGCGGTGCTGCTGGTCGACGAGGTGGACCGCGCCGACGACGAGTTCGAGGCGTTCCTGCTCGAGGTGCTCTCCACGTGGCAGGTGACGATCCCGGAGTTCGGCACGGTCACCGCCCCCGAGCCGCCGCTGGTGGTGCTCACCTCCAACCGCACCCGCGAGCTGCACGACGCGCTCAAGCGCCGGTGCCTCTACCACTGGATCGACCACCCCGGGCTGGCGCGCGAGGTGGAGATCGTCCGCTCGCGCGCCCCCGAGGTCGGCGAGGAGCTCGCCCGGCAGGTCGTCGGCGTGGTCCAGGAGCTGCGTGGTCGCGACGACCTGCTCAAGCCGCCGGGCGTCGCCGAGACGCTCGACTGGGCGCGCGCGCTGACCCACCTCGGCGCGACCGACGTCGACCTCGCGTCCGCGGCCACCACGCTCGGCGCGCTGCTGAAGTATCGCGAGGACGCCGACCGGGTGCGGGCCGCGCTCGACCGGATGCTGTCGAGATGA
- a CDS encoding VWA domain-containing protein gives MSEMSEMSEVRHAADEVLLAFTRALRASGVPVTQDRAHGFLAAVAAVGADDRQATYWAGRATLCGSPDDLARFEAVFAAWFDPRDGLPRAHPREASRPSTAHLLPEAEGPGGSGESEEDVVRAMASEAEVLKHRDVATLDAAERRRLAAMFVRLSLHPPVRRTARHRRWRRGRLDASRTLRNSLRHLGEPGEIAWRRRGTRPRRVVLLVDVSGSMSAYADALLRLAHRLTRSARAEGGTVETFTVGTRLTHVTRALGTPDAERAIVAAGEVVPDWSGGTRLGETLRVFLDRWGQRGMARGAVVVVFSDGWERGDAGLLGEQMARLRRVAHRVVWVNPHRGKAGYEPLQGGVVAALPHCDDFLAGHSLATFADLTEVIARA, from the coding sequence ATGAGCGAGATGAGCGAGATGAGCGAGGTGCGCCACGCCGCCGACGAGGTGCTGCTCGCCTTCACCCGCGCGCTGCGCGCCTCCGGCGTGCCGGTCACCCAGGACCGCGCGCACGGCTTCCTCGCCGCGGTCGCCGCGGTCGGCGCCGACGACCGGCAGGCCACCTACTGGGCCGGGCGCGCGACGCTGTGCGGCTCGCCCGACGACCTCGCCCGTTTCGAGGCGGTCTTCGCCGCGTGGTTCGACCCGCGCGACGGCCTGCCACGCGCCCACCCCCGCGAGGCGTCGCGACCCTCCACTGCCCACCTGCTCCCCGAGGCGGAGGGGCCGGGCGGGTCGGGGGAGTCGGAGGAGGACGTGGTGCGGGCCATGGCGTCGGAGGCCGAGGTGCTCAAGCACCGCGACGTGGCGACGCTCGACGCCGCGGAGAGGCGGCGGCTGGCCGCGATGTTCGTCCGGCTGTCGCTGCACCCGCCGGTGCGGCGCACCGCCCGCCACCGCCGCTGGCGCCGTGGACGGCTCGACGCCTCGCGCACCCTGCGCAACTCGCTGCGCCACCTCGGCGAGCCCGGTGAGATCGCCTGGCGCAGGCGGGGCACGCGCCCGCGCCGCGTGGTGCTGCTCGTCGACGTCAGCGGCTCGATGAGCGCGTACGCCGACGCGCTGCTGCGGCTGGCCCACCGGCTGACCCGCTCGGCGCGGGCGGAGGGGGGCACGGTGGAGACCTTCACCGTCGGCACCCGGCTCACCCACGTCACCCGAGCCCTCGGCACGCCCGACGCGGAGCGCGCGATCGTGGCGGCGGGTGAGGTCGTGCCCGACTGGTCCGGCGGCACCCGGCTGGGGGAGACCCTGCGGGTCTTCCTCGACCGTTGGGGGCAGCGCGGGATGGCCCGCGGCGCCGTCGTGGTCGTCTTCAGCGACGGCTGGGAGCGCGGCGACGCGGGCCTCCTCGGCGAGCAGATGGCACGCCTGCGGCGCGTCGCGCACCGCGTGGTCTGGGTCAACCCGCACCGCGGCAAGGCGGGCTACGAGCCGCTCCAGGGCGGGGTGGTGGCGGCGCTGCCGCACTGCGACGACTTCCTCGCCGGGCACTCCCTGGCGACCTTCGCCGACCTCACGGAGGTGATCGCCCGTGCGTGA